In a genomic window of Oncorhynchus kisutch isolate 150728-3 linkage group LG9, Okis_V2, whole genome shotgun sequence:
- the LOC109896836 gene encoding SH2 domain-containing protein 1A, whose translation MEQEKLAVYHGAISREEGEMRLWTAGRDGSYLIRNSESLAGLYCLCVLYKGYVYTYRLSLDGGGSWTAETTPGVEKRYFRKMKNLITAFQKPGQGIATPLLYPVTMQSHTHPVTTENHTQPGNMKAHPSSPPPTHTTENHYQQ comes from the exons ATGGAACAGGAAAAATTAGCCGTGTACCACGGAGCCATcagcagagaggagggggagatgaggcTGTGGACAGCAGGACGGGACGGCAGCTACCTGATACGCAACAGTGAGAGTCTAGCTGGGCTCTACTGCCTCTGTGTGCT gtATAAAGGCTATGTGTACACATATAGGCTGTCCCTGGATGGTGGAGGCTCCTGGACAGCAGAG aCTACTCCCGGTGTGGAGAAACGATACTTTCGGAAAATGAAGAACTTGATAACAGCTTTCCAGAAACCAGGCCAAGGCATTGCTACACCTCTCCTCTACCCCGTAACCATGCAGAGTCACACGCACCCTGTCACCACAGAGAATCATACACAGCCTGGCAACATGAAAGCACACCCTAGCAGCCCGCCACCAACTCACACCACTGAGAATCATTACCAACAGTAG